In Corticium candelabrum chromosome 1, ooCorCand1.1, whole genome shotgun sequence, the genomic stretch tctgtcagtgttttggtctgtctctctgtctgtctctctgtctgtctgtctatctgtctgtgttcgtctttgtctttctttgtttgtttatttgttggtgtttgtctgtttgtctgtttgtctgttgtctattgtttgttgttggtcaCCAACAGAATTCAAGTAACAATAGAGACATCACGTTGTTTCATTTTTTCACAATTCAAGTAAGTTAAAACTGTTAATCAAGCATTTGTTCATCTCTAGAGTATCAATGTCTGAAACAAAATCTAATGCAACACGACTCGTTCTACATTCGCTGTCAGATGCCTGTGCTGTCCTTCCATGCAAACAACCTGAAGATCAACTTTGGTGACATCCTGCATGTCACTGACTCGTGGCAGTCTGAAAGCACATACCTTGCATGGAAAGTGAATAATGATGGAACAGAATCTGTAAAGGGAACTATTCCTAACGCAGCAAAGTTTGATAGGCATAGATAGTCGGTATGTGTTGATTGAGTTTGTAGTGATTTGTGTGCGTAGAGCATGTGAATCAAGAAGACATGCTGATGTGAAACCGTACCAGAGAGTTAGTTGGCAGAAAGGTGAAGATGAATGTAGAGTGGAGTGTTCTTGTGATGTAgcgagcagacagacagacagacaggcagaaaggTGAAGATGATTGTAGAGTGGAGTGTTCTTGTGATGTAgcgagcagacagacagacagacagccagacagccagacaaacaataagactgacagacaataagacagacagacagataaacagacaaacaataagacagacagacagacagtaagacagagagacaataAGACAGATCGATCagtaatcagccataacaacatggtttcagcatggtcggactgtttgagtcaactgcaattacatcacgtaaaagaacccaAAGGAAGGTATGttaattctgaagacagatcagacatagtcgtattTGATTCGGCATTGggggtggatcttgaattggatattgctatagcgcatccctggagtaatgaaatagaaggtttatcagctacaatTCAGAGAGCAgtggcaaccagaagagaaaatctgaagatcaaaaagtacgaccaggagctcttgcctggaggttttcgaccaacatttgtgcctatagttttggaacattttgggtgttggggagagaaagctgaagactatttgaagaaactgtcacagctatcaagagacgaagacggaaagccaaatgcatcaaccttcaagacatactggagatctgtgtgtttctgtgtgtctacaacgatcaaatgctagagtgattgacagaaaaataaagaagattgtttcaagagacagccacataaacataaatagttgtaagtagaaccaagccctattagcttgggtagtatttagttgctttgcttagatgatgtataatagttcaatgtttgaaaatatatgtattgacagacagacagatagagagacagacagacaataagacagaaaaataagacagacatacagacagacagacagacaaatagacacagacagacagacgataagacaataagacagacagacaaatagacacactgacagacagacagacagacagacaataagacagacagacagacagacagacaaacaaacaataagacagacaacagcaaacaataagacagtctgacagacagacaaacagtaagacagacaggcagacaataagacagacagatggacaaactcaGTAGCAGTTAACTCTTATTTACTTACTTCTATCTCctaaataaatttattgacagacaggcaaacatactgacagacacagcacagagagacacacagcaaGCATGCAGGCAAACAGAAAGGGAGGTCGACAGAACAGACCGAGAAGCAAGCAGACTGAAATGTTGACACACTAACTAGAGAGTAGGAGAttaacataacataacatatTTGCTCTAATGTCATAAATGTTCATGCATCATTGATTTGTATGTTTCAATTTGCAGCTCACATTTCACGACCCGTTGTGATCATTGGAAAGCTTGCCGGTGCTGTTAGAGCTCAGTTATTGCAGGCAGAGCCTACTCTCTTTGAGAAGTGCACCACAAGTGAGTGGAGAGTGTGCAATGTGTGGCAACGTATCAGCAGTTGTAGTCAATTGATTGTTGCAGGAACAAATATGGGCGATGCTCGTGAGCTACGTTCGCAATTTGAGAGGCTGAAGCTGGTGGAGTATACGCAGAAGCAAGAGAGcgaatttgtttgtgtgactgttgaTGATGTCCAGAAGGTTGCTCAGCAGGTAGGAGTTTGTGTTGATTCTTCGTATGTAGCTgattttattgtctgtttgtttgtctgtgtgtttgtttgtctgtttgtttgtttgtttgtttgtttgtctgattgtctatgtctctctctctgtgtgtctctctttctgtctgtctgtgtttgagTCACGTGTATGTCAGTCTATTTCTTACTATTTGCTTTCCTCCACTGAATTTCTATTTTGTCTCATGCTAACGGTTTGTCCaactgtctctctgttttaTACTCACTGCACAAACATTGTCTACTCGACGTCAGCATGTTTGCCATTTCTCGACTCCAAGCTGTCGACCTTCCTCCCATCGTTATTTCTCTCGAGTCAAAGTAACTCACAAACTTACTTGGCACAAATTTGTCATTAACATCAATATAATTTTTTCTTTAGGTCTTCTACTACTTCAGTGCCAGACTTACAGGATACTCATGGTAAGAAAGAGCTCTAtacttgttttgttttgttttgttttctaattttttttattttgtagcAATAATTCGTGGTGATGACATCATCGATCTGTCTCAGAGAGTCTCTAGAGCTGTTGTTCACGAGCAATTGCAACCCGTCTGGCTGAGTGTATGACAAGCAGACTTTCGATGGAAGAATCAGGGTTGAGATCGGTTTTCATTAATTTGACTTTTTAGTTTATATCAACTGtttgattaatatcaatttatcaAGTTTAGTAGAAATTTAGACAACACAGGTTTATCAAACATTAGCTGGTTATACCGTAGTTTTGAGTAAGTTGTTATTGTATCGCAGGTTACAGTTTGCATTTGAACTGTTTATTTGATTGATTTGGTGCATTTGGATGAACGACGTTAGCGTGCGCTAGACCCGGTCTCACTGTTGCCATGGAAGCACCAGGTGAAGGATGCAAAAGTTCATGCCTTTATGTTGTGACACGTGACCtaaaaaattagtaatttattgtaacaattttagttaatattaatttataatttaattgaataataattaataagttAATAATTCAATACAAATGTATCCAGatatgcatctctccaataatGTGTTGATATATAAATATCTTCTGTATTATACCATAGACTGGGAAATTTACACTTGTGATCATTTGGCAATCGACAAGCGAATTGCCAAAATTAAAGTTTGTCAATATTTGTCGCTTTTCATGTACTCTCACTCACGACAGGATGGTAATGGGATAGTATGACGTCAGTATTATGACATCACCTGACGTCATAATGTTATATATTTTACTATATAATTTACTAACATCACTATACCCTTACACACGTGCAAAAGAGCAAATACTAGAAACTGGGACGTAAATAACTGCACATGTGCGTTTGTGGTATGTACAGACAGTAAAGAAGATAGGCTAAAAAGATTTTTGTCATCACGTGGATCTCGTTTCACTAGCTGTCCTCAAGAAAGCTATGTTCACAGTTCAATCATCTGTGGTGTTCACACCCCATCAGTGGGTCAGTgccatttttattttttgagtTCTGATGCCATTTTTGCACTGTTGTCATGTAAATGACAAGCTTGTTAGACCAACCAAAAGACACATAAGTATGTTATGTCTCGACATTATCAGTTCAGTCAAAGTGAACGGTAAGTCACACATTATTTTATACTACAATACATTATTGGTATATTATAATACCatctatactactatataaaattgacggtgtttgtatatttgaaactggacacgtgtcgaatagatgccaaggtcgacacacctgttcctcgcaacggcagcaacgtccaagtcaaaatggcttcaaccaatcgctaatccaatcaacgagatttttggaaacggcaattgaacgggatttagctatgaatgagaattctgtctggctgctactaaacggtaaaagcgcttacaccacggctaattagtgacagtaaacggttactgacaaaacattacagtctactacCTGcacaatatccgggagtgctatacgattgcaagtgtat encodes the following:
- the LOC134191793 gene encoding disks large homolog 4-like encodes the protein MDRLLEVNGRDVRHATAEEVILLIKDIGNDQTMQDVTVVVQYNPHKYQCLKQNLMQHDSFYIRCQMPVLSFHANNLKINFGDILHVTDSWQSESTYLAWKVNNDGTESVKGTIPNAAKACESRRHADVKPYQRVSWQKAHISRPVVIIGKLAGAVRAQLLQAEPTLFEKCTTRTNMGDARELRSQFERLKLVEYTQKQESEFVCVTVDDVQKVAQQHVCHFSTPSCRPSSHRYFSRVKVFYYFSARLTGYSCNNSW